From the Oceanicaulis alexandrii DSM 11625 genome, one window contains:
- a CDS encoding hemolysin family protein, translated as MNDDPSSRSLLARFKRAFGGARPETQDVEPIVNGAPDPMDAGAFLVNMREFQDMRVDDVMVPRADIVAIDIETPLKELTRTFGDATHSRLPVYRETLDDPVGLAHIKDVLGYMSRFAEEGSEGGPDGWGDMRILPAIRRPLLYVPASMRAFDLLLKMQSRRMHMALVVDEFGGTDGLVTLEDLIEPIVGDIEDEHDEAETPNILAKGPHCWEADARAMIEDLEEVVGCEIATEEEENDVDTLGGLVFHLAGRVPERGEVLAHPSGFEFEVLDSDPRRIKRLRVKPGAGSTLAGDEASRMAAGAISPD; from the coding sequence ATGAACGACGATCCGTCTTCGCGAAGTCTTTTGGCCCGTTTCAAACGGGCCTTTGGCGGGGCGCGCCCCGAAACCCAGGACGTTGAGCCGATTGTGAACGGCGCGCCTGATCCCATGGATGCTGGCGCATTCCTGGTGAATATGCGCGAGTTTCAGGACATGCGCGTGGATGATGTGATGGTGCCTCGCGCCGACATCGTCGCCATCGACATTGAAACGCCGCTCAAGGAATTGACGCGCACCTTTGGCGACGCCACGCATTCGCGCCTTCCGGTCTACCGCGAGACGCTGGATGACCCTGTGGGGCTGGCGCACATCAAGGACGTGCTGGGCTATATGTCCCGCTTCGCAGAGGAAGGCTCTGAGGGCGGGCCGGATGGTTGGGGCGATATGCGCATCTTGCCCGCTATTCGTCGCCCGCTGCTGTATGTGCCCGCCTCCATGCGCGCGTTCGACTTGCTGTTGAAGATGCAGTCTCGGCGCATGCACATGGCCCTGGTGGTCGATGAATTTGGCGGCACGGATGGGCTCGTCACCCTTGAAGACCTGATCGAACCCATTGTGGGCGACATCGAGGATGAGCATGACGAGGCGGAGACGCCCAACATCCTCGCCAAGGGTCCGCATTGCTGGGAAGCGGATGCGCGCGCCATGATCGAGGACCTTGAAGAGGTCGTGGGTTGCGAGATCGCCACCGAAGAAGAAGAGAATGATGTGGACACGCTCGGCGGGCTGGTTTTCCACCTGGCCGGTCGCGTGCCCGAGCGCGGCGAGGTGTTGGCGCACCCCTCCGGCTTTGAATTTGAAGTGCTCGATTCTGATCCGCGTCGGATCAAGCGCCTGCGCGTGAAGCCGGGCGCCGGATCGACGCTGGCGGGCGATGAAGCCAGCCGGATGGCCGCTGGCGCCATCAGTCCGGACTAG
- the ybeY gene encoding rRNA maturation RNase YbeY: MSEAVIEADCVEFVLEAENWSEHEGLLDRCRAAIEAGLGQLEDPRAGAAVILFSDDATVHELNRRFRDKDKPTNVLSFPAPDREGYPGDVILAYETCAREAQAAGLSLIDHAAHLALHGVLHLNGFDHQEEDEATEMEALETAVLTGLGMSDPYLVQE; encoded by the coding sequence ATGTCTGAGGCGGTGATTGAGGCGGATTGCGTGGAATTTGTTCTCGAAGCCGAGAACTGGAGCGAGCATGAAGGCTTGCTGGACCGCTGCCGCGCCGCCATCGAAGCCGGGCTGGGTCAGCTGGAGGATCCGCGCGCCGGAGCGGCCGTGATCTTGTTCTCAGATGACGCCACCGTGCATGAGCTTAATCGCCGGTTTCGTGACAAGGACAAGCCCACCAATGTGCTGTCCTTCCCGGCGCCAGACCGTGAAGGCTATCCGGGCGACGTGATCCTGGCGTATGAGACATGCGCGCGCGAAGCACAGGCGGCGGGGCTTTCACTCATTGATCACGCTGCGCATCTGGCGCTTCATGGCGTTTTGCATTTAAACGGGTTTGACCATCAGGAGGAAGACGAGGCGACCGAGATGGAAGCGCTGGAGACGGCGGTTCTCACCGGTCTGGGGATGTCAGATCCCTACCTCGTACAGGAATAG
- a CDS encoding PhoH family protein gives MSRSSKPRRPKRAASETLHFEDSDLVRILAGPGHENFATLEHELEVQLEAPGGGQIVITAEEARARIEARRVLNALYGRASEGLPIDPPAARAACLMADDDAGEEIDAVIRVPRGASFAARTDGQQGYVRSLKNDRAYDMIFGVGPAGTGKTLLAVAYGASQLALGSVDRLIITRPAVEAGERLGFLPGDLTEKIDPYLLPIWDALRDALGQRLSEKMREEGRVEVAPLAFMRGRTLNNAFVVVDEAQNATIPQMRMVLTRLGEGSRMAVTGDPTQTDLRRGEPSGLPHALRLLQDEQRIAVHRFTRHDVVRHGLVARIVDAYERDDAVRSDEAGHV, from the coding sequence GTGAGCCGCTCATCAAAACCGCGTCGCCCCAAGCGGGCGGCGTCCGAAACGCTTCATTTTGAAGATTCCGATCTCGTTCGCATCCTTGCCGGGCCGGGTCACGAAAACTTCGCCACGCTCGAGCATGAACTGGAGGTTCAGCTTGAAGCGCCGGGCGGGGGTCAGATCGTGATCACTGCCGAAGAGGCGCGAGCGCGGATCGAGGCGCGTCGTGTGCTCAATGCGCTCTATGGCCGGGCAAGCGAAGGCCTGCCCATTGATCCGCCCGCCGCTCGAGCCGCCTGCCTGATGGCCGATGACGACGCCGGCGAAGAGATCGACGCTGTGATCCGGGTGCCGCGGGGCGCCAGCTTCGCCGCCCGCACCGATGGTCAGCAGGGCTATGTGAGATCGCTCAAAAACGATCGCGCCTATGACATGATCTTCGGCGTCGGCCCGGCCGGCACCGGCAAGACGCTGCTGGCGGTCGCTTATGGCGCCTCGCAACTGGCGCTGGGCAGCGTGGACCGGTTGATCATCACCCGTCCTGCGGTCGAGGCCGGCGAACGGCTGGGTTTCCTGCCTGGTGACCTGACCGAGAAGATCGATCCGTATCTGCTGCCGATCTGGGATGCGCTCCGGGACGCTCTGGGTCAGCGCCTGAGTGAGAAAATGCGCGAGGAGGGCCGGGTCGAAGTGGCTCCGCTGGCCTTCATGCGCGGTCGGACGCTCAACAACGCCTTTGTCGTCGTCGACGAGGCCCAGAACGCCACCATTCCTCAAATGCGCATGGTCCTGACCCGGTTGGGTGAAGGCTCGCGCATGGCGGTGACGGGTGATCCGACCCAGACCGATTTGCGTCGGGGGGAGCCTTCGGGCTTGCCGCATGCGTTACGCCTGCTTCAGGATGAACAAAGGATCGCCGTGCATCGCTTCACCCGCCATGATGTGGTGCGGCACGGTTTGGTGGCGCGCATCGTGGACGCCTATGAACGCGATGACGCCGTGCGCAGCGACGAGGCGGGTCATGTCTGA
- the miaB gene encoding tRNA (N6-isopentenyl adenosine(37)-C2)-methylthiotransferase MiaB, giving the protein MTDIIRDADTTHKDRKRLFIKTYGCQMNVYDSERMRDVLAPLGYEPADEPDGADLVILNTCHIREKAAEKVYSELGRLKPLKEEKASTGKPMTITVAGCVAQAEGAEIQRRAPVVDLVVGPQTYHKLPELIANVHRARGEALDTEFEVEEKFDALAGPERHVEGFTAFVTVQEGCDKFCTFCVVPYTRGAEWSRPVDQIVAEVRALAAKGVREVTLLGQNVNAYHGDAPKADAAGGVWGLGQLVRHLAKIGGIERIRFTTSHPKDMDDDLIQAFADEPKLMPYFHLPVQAGSDKILKSMNRSHTAADYLESIEKLRAARPDIAISGDMIVGFPGETDADFEATMELVRQVNYASCFSFKYSKRPGTPGAAMFNQIDEAVKSERLARLQALLSEQQIAFNRSMIGKTLPVLFEREGRFEGQLSGRSPYLQAVHCEGPLELIGQIANVEITGASQNALSGRLITKEIAAA; this is encoded by the coding sequence ATGACCGATATCATTCGCGACGCCGACACCACGCACAAAGACCGCAAGCGCCTGTTCATCAAGACCTACGGCTGTCAGATGAACGTTTATGATTCAGAGCGCATGCGCGATGTCCTGGCGCCTTTGGGCTATGAGCCCGCCGACGAGCCCGACGGCGCGGATCTGGTGATCCTGAACACGTGCCATATCCGCGAGAAAGCGGCTGAAAAAGTCTATTCCGAGCTGGGGCGCCTGAAGCCGCTCAAGGAAGAGAAAGCCTCCACCGGCAAGCCGATGACCATCACGGTCGCCGGCTGCGTCGCCCAGGCGGAAGGCGCGGAGATCCAGCGCCGCGCGCCGGTCGTTGATCTGGTGGTCGGCCCGCAAACCTATCACAAGCTGCCTGAACTGATCGCCAATGTGCACCGCGCGCGCGGCGAAGCCCTCGACACCGAGTTCGAGGTCGAAGAGAAATTTGACGCCCTCGCCGGACCCGAGCGCCATGTGGAGGGCTTCACGGCCTTCGTCACCGTGCAGGAAGGGTGTGACAAGTTCTGCACCTTCTGCGTGGTGCCTTATACCCGCGGTGCGGAATGGTCGCGTCCGGTGGACCAGATCGTCGCCGAAGTACGGGCGCTGGCCGCCAAGGGCGTGCGCGAAGTGACGCTGCTGGGCCAGAACGTCAACGCCTATCATGGCGATGCGCCGAAGGCTGACGCCGCAGGCGGGGTTTGGGGCCTTGGCCAGCTGGTGCGCCATCTGGCCAAGATCGGCGGCATTGAGCGGATCCGCTTCACCACCTCTCACCCCAAGGACATGGACGACGATCTCATCCAGGCCTTTGCGGACGAGCCCAAGCTGATGCCGTATTTCCACCTGCCCGTGCAGGCGGGATCGGACAAGATCCTCAAATCCATGAACCGTTCGCACACGGCTGCGGATTATCTCGAGAGCATCGAGAAACTGCGCGCAGCTCGCCCCGACATCGCCATTTCCGGCGATATGATCGTGGGCTTTCCCGGCGAGACCGATGCGGATTTCGAGGCGACGATGGAGCTGGTGCGCCAGGTCAATTACGCGTCCTGCTTCTCGTTCAAATACTCCAAGCGTCCCGGCACGCCGGGCGCCGCCATGTTCAACCAGATCGACGAAGCGGTGAAAAGCGAGCGCCTGGCGCGCTTGCAGGCGCTTTTGTCAGAGCAGCAGATCGCGTTCAACCGCTCCATGATCGGCAAGACCTTGCCTGTCCTGTTTGAGCGCGAAGGCCGGTTTGAGGGCCAATTGTCAGGCCGCAGCCCCTATCTGCAGGCGGTTCATTGCGAAGGCCCGCTTGAACTCATCGGTCAGATCGCCAATGTGGAGATCACAGGGGCAAGCCAGAACGCCCTGTCCGGACGTCTGATTACAAAGGAAATCGCAGCCGCGTGA
- a CDS encoding Fur family transcriptional regulator, with product MPDRIEKLCVEKGLRMTEQRRVIARILSQAEDHPDAEELHRRASDVDSRISLATVYRTVRLFEEAGIIERHDFRDGRSRYEEASDDHHDHLIDLKTGEVVEFMDEEIERLQEAIAKRLGYKLVDHRLELYGVKIEDGK from the coding sequence ATGCCGGATCGGATTGAGAAGCTCTGCGTGGAAAAAGGTCTGCGCATGACAGAACAACGCCGCGTCATCGCGCGCATCCTGTCGCAAGCTGAAGACCACCCCGATGCGGAAGAGCTGCATCGCCGCGCCTCGGACGTGGATTCGCGTATTTCGCTGGCCACCGTCTACCGCACCGTGCGCCTGTTTGAAGAAGCCGGCATCATCGAGCGTCATGACTTCCGCGACGGCCGCTCGCGCTATGAAGAAGCCTCAGACGACCACCACGACCATCTCATTGACCTGAAGACCGGCGAAGTGGTCGAATTCATGGATGAAGAGATCGAGCGCCTGCAAGAGGCCATCGCCAAGCGCCTGGGCTACAAGCTGGTCGATCACCGGCTCGAGCTTTACGGCGTAAAGATCGAGGACGGCAAATAG
- a CDS encoding GNAT family N-acetyltransferase — translation MSAVEGFEAGVEAAELFAALHAACFDDPWSEADFARLLASSGVKGLIARSEATPQGLSLIRTVAGECELLTIGVLPDARRSGVGAFLLAQSEAAARRSGARRLFLEVSERNTAASALYEGAGYRQIGLRKRYYRDGAAARVLARDLV, via the coding sequence ATGAGCGCCGTTGAAGGGTTTGAAGCCGGCGTTGAGGCGGCGGAGCTTTTCGCTGCGCTTCACGCCGCGTGCTTTGACGACCCCTGGAGCGAGGCGGACTTTGCCCGCTTGCTGGCGTCATCCGGCGTCAAAGGCCTGATTGCGCGGTCTGAGGCGACGCCGCAAGGCCTGTCGCTGATCCGCACGGTGGCTGGGGAATGCGAGCTTTTGACCATTGGCGTTCTGCCCGATGCGCGCCGGTCGGGCGTCGGGGCGTTCTTGCTGGCGCAAAGCGAGGCGGCGGCGCGCCGTTCGGGCGCCCGGCGATTGTTTCTGGAAGTGTCAGAGCGCAATACGGCTGCGAGCGCCCTATATGAGGGGGCAGGCTATCGTCAGATCGGCTTGCGCAAGCGATATTATCGCGACGGGGCCGCCGCACGGGTTCTGGCGCGCGATCTGGTCTGA
- the tsaB gene encoding tRNA (adenosine(37)-N6)-threonylcarbamoyltransferase complex dimerization subunit type 1 TsaB, with translation MSKPAFLVVDTIGPWCACAVKAGDRIVMRAEEIGRGHAEALAPMVEDCLSEAGVSPQSLTRIGVNVGPGGFAGTRVGVAFTRGLALSTGAKALGVSNLDALALRTDPKGERTVMAIHDARRGDLVWRLYTHGRPVTDICHGNAHDAQDEMEAFGGLYLTGSGAALVGADPSHFDPAPPLRELLQLTEAAPDDAPSPSPLYARPPDAKLPGGHTPA, from the coding sequence ATGAGCAAACCCGCCTTTCTGGTGGTGGACACGATCGGTCCCTGGTGCGCCTGCGCGGTGAAAGCCGGGGATCGAATCGTGATGCGGGCTGAAGAAATCGGCCGCGGCCATGCTGAAGCCTTGGCCCCTATGGTCGAGGACTGTCTATCAGAGGCCGGCGTCAGCCCGCAATCTCTCACCCGGATCGGCGTGAATGTGGGGCCGGGCGGGTTTGCCGGCACGCGCGTGGGCGTTGCGTTCACGCGCGGACTGGCGCTCTCGACCGGGGCGAAGGCGCTGGGCGTGTCCAATCTGGATGCATTGGCCCTGCGCACCGACCCCAAGGGCGAACGCACGGTCATGGCCATTCATGACGCAAGGCGCGGCGATCTGGTCTGGCGACTTTACACGCATGGCCGTCCGGTGACGGACATCTGCCATGGCAACGCCCATGACGCGCAAGATGAAATGGAAGCCTTTGGCGGGCTGTATCTGACCGGGTCTGGCGCGGCACTGGTGGGCGCTGATCCGAGCCATTTCGATCCGGCGCCGCCTTTGCGCGAACTGCTGCAGCTGACCGAGGCTGCGCCTGATGATGCGCCCTCTCCCTCCCCGCTCTATGCGCGTCCGCCGGATGCGAAACTGCCCGGCGGCCATACGCCGGCATGA
- a CDS encoding malonic semialdehyde reductase: MTDAQAPLALEDRHGVLPDHALDQLFRGARTFYSWEDKPVSETTIRALYELLQYGPTSANQSPARFLFLQGEHQARLKPHLIEPNIEKTVTAPVTVVLAWDWNFHEKVPQLFPHNPEAKDWFESDEARFENGFRNSTLQGAYLIMAARALGLDCGAMSGFDKDGVDEEFFKNDPEMGAWRSNFLINLGYGTTEKLFPRLPKLSFDEGAKLMK, translated from the coding sequence ATGACCGACGCCCAAGCCCCGCTCGCCCTGGAAGACCGTCATGGGGTGTTGCCCGATCACGCGCTGGACCAGCTGTTCCGCGGCGCGCGCACCTTTTATTCGTGGGAAGACAAGCCGGTGTCGGAGACGACCATCCGCGCGCTCTACGAGCTGCTGCAATATGGCCCGACCAGCGCCAATCAGTCTCCGGCGCGTTTCCTGTTCCTGCAGGGTGAACATCAGGCCCGGCTGAAACCGCACCTGATCGAACCCAATATCGAAAAGACCGTCACCGCGCCGGTGACGGTGGTTCTGGCCTGGGACTGGAACTTCCACGAGAAAGTGCCCCAGCTCTTCCCGCACAATCCGGAAGCGAAAGACTGGTTTGAGTCCGACGAAGCCCGGTTTGAAAACGGTTTCCGCAACAGCACGCTGCAAGGCGCCTATCTGATCATGGCGGCGCGTGCGCTGGGCCTTGATTGCGGGGCCATGTCAGGCTTTGACAAGGACGGCGTCGACGAGGAATTTTTCAAGAATGATCCCGAAATGGGCGCCTGGCGCTCCAATTTCCTGATCAATCTTGGATACGGCACCACTGAGAAACTCTTCCCGCGCTTGCCGAAGCTCAGCTTCGACGAGGGCGCCAAGCTGATGAAGTAA
- a CDS encoding NifU family protein, whose amino-acid sequence MFIQTEDTPNPDTLKFLPGQSVSMEGPRDFATPEEAENSYLARELFRVDGVIRVFAGQDFISVTKAEGVDWPHIKPAVLGAIMDCLESDKALFGDAEHDGHAAYEGEAAGIVKEIKDVIDTRVRPAVARDGGDIVFHSYDEGSGVVQLHMRGACAGCPSSTLTLKQGIENLLKHYVPEVSSVEAVL is encoded by the coding sequence ATGTTTATCCAGACCGAAGACACCCCGAACCCTGATACGCTGAAATTCCTGCCCGGCCAGTCCGTTTCCATGGAAGGTCCGCGTGATTTCGCGACGCCGGAAGAGGCGGAAAACTCATATCTGGCGCGTGAGCTGTTTCGGGTTGATGGCGTCATCCGCGTTTTCGCCGGTCAGGACTTCATCTCTGTGACCAAGGCTGAAGGCGTGGACTGGCCCCATATCAAACCCGCCGTATTGGGCGCGATCATGGATTGCCTGGAAAGCGACAAGGCGCTCTTTGGCGACGCCGAGCATGACGGCCATGCCGCTTATGAAGGTGAAGCCGCCGGGATCGTGAAAGAGATCAAGGATGTCATCGACACGCGCGTCCGCCCCGCCGTGGCGCGCGATGGCGGCGACATCGTCTTTCACAGCTATGATGAAGGCTCGGGCGTGGTGCAGCTTCACATGCGCGGCGCCTGCGCAGGCTGCCCGTCCTCGACCCTGACGCTCAAGCAAGGCATCGAAAACCTGCTCAAGCACTATGTGCCTGAAGTGAGCAGCGTCGAGGCTGTGCTTTAA
- a CDS encoding universal stress protein, whose amino-acid sequence MTERGNVADMSTPRKFLLIADGTEESRSAAYFAARRARNTGGVVTVLAVVDTEGGFEHWLGVGETMRAEAREAAEAALESLSEDVEEVTETRPEVILRDGDLIEALRDLLETDPAISILVLGASTGKDGPGPLVSALGRGKGLFEDRTIPVTVVPGNLSRADIKALT is encoded by the coding sequence GTCGCAGACATGAGCACGCCGCGTAAATTCCTTCTGATCGCTGACGGCACCGAAGAAAGCCGCTCCGCCGCCTATTTCGCCGCCCGCCGCGCCCGCAATACGGGCGGGGTCGTCACCGTGCTGGCCGTGGTGGACACTGAAGGCGGGTTCGAACACTGGCTGGGTGTGGGCGAGACCATGCGCGCGGAAGCGCGTGAAGCCGCCGAAGCGGCGCTTGAAAGCCTGTCAGAGGATGTCGAGGAGGTCACCGAGACCCGTCCGGAAGTGATCTTGCGCGACGGCGATCTGATCGAGGCCCTGCGTGATCTGCTGGAAACCGACCCGGCGATTTCAATCCTCGTTCTGGGCGCATCGACCGGCAAGGACGGCCCTGGCCCGCTGGTCAGCGCGCTGGGCCGCGGCAAGGGTCTGTTTGAAGACCGGACCATTCCGGTGACGGTGGTGCCCGGCAATCTGTCGCGCGCCGATATCAAGGCGCTGACCTGA